TTATATAAATCCCAATTTTATGAAATCTATCTTATTTTCACTCGTTTTCATCCTTTTTGCTTTTGCTGGAACATCACACGCTTCTACACCTACTAAGAAGGAAAGTATTGTTATCAAAACAGAATCTATCCAATGTGGAATGTGCAAGGAACGCATTGAAGAATCGCTCATTCAAGAAAAAGGCATCAAGTCTGTAACTGTTGATTTGGATAAAAAAGAAACCACAGTAGTTTTCAATCCTAAAAAAACCAATCCAGAGGCGATTAGAAAAATGATTGCTGGTGTTGGTTACGATGCTGACGGTGTAACAGCCGAATCTGGTGCTTATAATGATTTGCCTATGTGTTGCCAAAAAGGAGGACATTAGTTTGTAGTGGTTGTCGTTGGTGAGACACCAACAACGGCTAAGATTTATTTAGGTCGTCTCGTTAGAGCAGACCAAAAGCTAAGAAAATTAGGACAAGTTAAAATCTTGTCCTTTTTTATTGTAATTTTGTTTATATGAATACTATAAAAATTTTAGAAATCATTTTTGGAAGTATTGTTATTCTGAGTGCTTTGAGTGTTTGGTATCAGAGGGAAGTTGTTAAATCAGCTTTTTCTTTTCTAGGAGCAATGCTTGGAGTGGCTGCACTTTTTGTTTTACAGGGTGCTGATTTTGTGGCTGCTACACACTTAGCTATTTATGTGGGTGGAGTTGTGGTGTTGCTGCTCTTCGGAATTATGTTTGTTCATAAAATATCAGATGAAAAAATTGTATCTGATTGGCAATACAAACTTTCTGGTATTTCCTTCTCTACTTTGCTTATTGTAGTACTTTTAAGTTGGATTTGGAGAGGTAAATTGATAACATTTGCTACAAAAAAAGAAATTTCATCAACTATAGAAACTTCTACACTTGATGAAATTGCTCGTCTTTTTCTGACAGATTACATTATTTTCTTCGAACTTGGTGGTATTCTTCTTACCATAGCTCTTCTAGGTGTAGCTGTTTTGGTAGGTAAGAAATAAATAAATTTTACTCTATCGTATGAACAATTCTACGATAATTATTTCCTGTTTGTGGAGGTGTAATGGGTTCTTTTTCAGTTTTTTCATATTCTCCTCTACTCACACTCAAAATAATTCCCAAAGAAATTCCTGTAAAAAATAGAGATGTTCCTCCCATACTAAGAAGTGGCAAAGGCAGTCCCGTAACAGGAACAAGTCCAACCACAACGCCCATGTGTACCAATGCCTGCACGACCAAACTAAAACTTAGTCCTGCTGACAAAAGCCCTCCAAAGGCTCGCTCAGAATTTGCCATCGCTACCATTCCTCGGTAGAGCAAAATGAGATAAAGACCTAGAATGATGATTCCTCCCAAAAGTCCGTACTCTTCAATAATAATAGCATAAATAAAATCAGAATAAGGATGTGGTAAGAAATTTCGTTGTTGGCTGTTTCCAATTCCTTTTCCTATGAGTCCACCAGTAGCAACAGCAACATAGGATTGTTCTTCTTGAAAAGTAACCTGTTCTGTATCAAAAAAGGCTTTCATACGAGAAACAGCCGTTCCAGAACGTTGCCCTAGTTTTAGAGCAATCATTCCAACCACAGCACCAATTACAACCGTCATGACCAAATAACGCACTGGCACACGACCAATAAACATAATGAGCATACAAGTTGCAAAAAGCAAAACAGCCGAAGAGAAATTCGCAAGGGCAATCAAGCCACAAATAAGTCCAGACCAAAAAATAATGGGAAGCGTAGAACGTTGAAACTCTCTAATGCTCTGCTGACGCTTAGAAAGCATACTGGCAACATTGGCAATAAGGGCAAGCGTGGCAAAATCAGAAGTTTGGAAAGACTGATTTATAAATGGAATCATAATTCCACGACTTGCTTCATTAATAGTTGTACCAAAAAGCCACGTCAGAATCAGAAGTGGAACAGAAATCAAAAGTGCCAAACGAGAAAGACGAGAATAATATCTATAATCTATTCGATGACAAACCCACATAATAACTAAGGACATTATCAGAAGAATACTATGTTTGAGAAGATAATATTCTGTATCACCGTCCATTCTTTTGAAAGCAATCGCACCAGTGGCACTATATACAACCAAAACACTAATAATTACTAGAAGGAAAACAACTCCCCAAATAATCTTATCGCCTGTAAATATTTTTTTACTTATCTTGTCTAGTTCCATTTTATTTTTACAAAAAACTGAATAAACTTTATTTTTAGCTCCATATACAAACGAATTTAAACTTATTTTGTAAAAACAACAAGCATTTGCTCATAATTATGGAATAATATATTTTTATTTTTTATCAGCTTCGGTTTTTGTAATGGTATTTTTTTCTACCACATCATATATTTTTATCATATCATCTTGGCTCATTCCCTCTATTGGAATTCCCATTTGCTGATATATTTCCAAACGATTTGTATCGTACCACTTTACGTGTCCTCCATCTACAAGCCCTTCATATACTAGCTCATTTGTTTTCATATCATAGACGGCATAAGAAATTGAGTTTCTTGGCTGTTTGACTGTTCCTTTACTTATTTTTTTGCAAAGGACATACGTCTTTTTATCGTTTTCTTGGCATTCAAATTTTTCTCCTTCTGCTTGAGTTTCTGTTACGTCTAATTTTTTCTTGGCTAGAGTTTCATAGTTCATTGGCGTATCTTGTTTTAAATTGTTTGTATCATTAGATGCACTATTTTTTGTATTGGCACAACTAAAAGAGGATAGAATAATAAGCACTAAAATTAAATTTTTCATAAAATGATAAATTGAGAATGAATTTTGAATAT
The sequence above is a segment of the Bernardetia sp. genome. Coding sequences within it:
- a CDS encoding heavy-metal-associated domain-containing protein, whose protein sequence is MKSILFSLVFILFAFAGTSHASTPTKKESIVIKTESIQCGMCKERIEESLIQEKGIKSVTVDLDKKETTVVFNPKKTNPEAIRKMIAGVGYDADGVTAESGAYNDLPMCCQKGGH
- a CDS encoding NADH-quinone oxidoreductase subunit J, which encodes MNTIKILEIIFGSIVILSALSVWYQREVVKSAFSFLGAMLGVAALFVLQGADFVAATHLAIYVGGVVVLLLFGIMFVHKISDEKIVSDWQYKLSGISFSTLLIVVLLSWIWRGKLITFATKKEISSTIETSTLDEIARLFLTDYIIFFELGGILLTIALLGVAVLVGKK
- a CDS encoding FtsW/RodA/SpoVE family cell cycle protein codes for the protein MELDKISKKIFTGDKIIWGVVFLLVIISVLVVYSATGAIAFKRMDGDTEYYLLKHSILLIMSLVIMWVCHRIDYRYYSRLSRLALLISVPLLILTWLFGTTINEASRGIMIPFINQSFQTSDFATLALIANVASMLSKRQQSIREFQRSTLPIIFWSGLICGLIALANFSSAVLLFATCMLIMFIGRVPVRYLVMTVVIGAVVGMIALKLGQRSGTAVSRMKAFFDTEQVTFQEEQSYVAVATGGLIGKGIGNSQQRNFLPHPYSDFIYAIIIEEYGLLGGIIILGLYLILLYRGMVAMANSERAFGGLLSAGLSFSLVVQALVHMGVVVGLVPVTGLPLPLLSMGGTSLFFTGISLGIILSVSRGEYEKTEKEPITPPQTGNNYRRIVHTIE